From a region of the Castor canadensis chromosome 7, mCasCan1.hap1v2, whole genome shotgun sequence genome:
- the Cdkn2c gene encoding cyclin-dependent kinase 4 inhibitor C, whose translation MAEPWGNELASAAARGDLEQLTSLLQNNVNVNAQNGFGRTALQVMKLGNPEIARRLLLRGANPNLKDRTGFAVIHDAARAGFLDTLQTLLEFQADVNIEDNEGNLPLHLAAKEGHLPVVEFLVKHTASNVGHRNHKGDTAFDLARLYGRNEVISLMEANGVGGSTNLQ comes from the exons ATGGCCGAGCCTTGGGGGAACGAGTTGGCGTCCGCAGCTGCCAGGGGGGACCTAGAGCAACTTACTAGTTTGTTGCAAAATAATGTAAACGTCAATGCACAAAATGGATTTGGAAGAACTGCGCTGCAG GTTATGAAACTTGGAAATCCCGAAATTGCCAGGAGACTACTACTTAGAGGTGCTAATCCCAATTTGAAAGACCGAACTGGTTTCGCTGTCATTCATGATGCAGCCAGAGCAGGTTTCCTGGACACTTTACAGACTTTGCTGGAATTTCAAGCTGATGTTAACATCGAGGATAATGAAGGGAACCTGCCCTTGCACTTGGCTGCCAAAGAAGGCCACCTCCCGGTGGTAGAGTTCCTTGTGAAGCACACAGCCAGCAATGTGGGGCATCGGAACCATAAAGGAGACACCGCCTTTGACTTGGCCAGGCTCTATGGGAGGAACGAGGTCATTAGCCTGATGGAGGCAAATGGGGTTGGGGGATCCACAAATCTACAATGA